The bacterium genome segment CGGCCTGCGGCTTGTAGACTACGGCTAGCAGTCAGGCCTCGCCGGTGGCGCGTGGCTACCGGCGGGCTATCCCTTCTTCTGAATCCTCGCCCACTCGTCCCGCAAGGTCGCGGTCCGGTTGAACACCAGCGACCTCGCCCCTCGCCCCTCGCCCCTCGCCCCTCCTGAATCGGGGTCAACGCAGAAGTAGCCGAGCCGTTCGAACTGGAACCGGTCTCCGGGCCTCGCACCGGCCAAGCTCGGTTCGAACTTGCAGCCGGTCAACGTCTCCAGCGACCTGGGGTTCAGGTTCGACTTCCAGTCCATACCCTCCGGCGCGTCGTCCGGGTCCGGTTTCAGGAACAGGTGGTCGTACAACCGCACTTCGGCGTCAACCGCATGGGCCGCGGACACCCAGTGAATTGTCGCCTTGACCTTGCGGCCGTCGGGCGCGTCTCCGCCGCGCGTAGCGGGGTCGTACGTGCAGCGCACCTCGGTCACCGCGCCGGTCGCGTCCTTCACGACACTCATGCACTTGATGAAGTAGGCCGCCCGCAGACGAACCTCCCGTCCGGGCGTGAGCCGGAAGTACTTAGGCGGCGGCACCTCACGGAAGTCGTCCTGCTCGATGGAGAGGACGCGAGAGAATGGAACCTTGCGCGTTCCGGCACTCGGGTCCTCGGGATTGTTGACCGCGTCGAACTCCTCGGTCTGGCCTTCGGGGTAGTTCTCGATGACGACCTTCAGCGGTCGCAGCACCGCCATGACGCGCGGCACTCGCTTGTTTAAGTCCTCGCGCACGCAGTGTTCGAGCAGTTCGTAGTCAATCACGGTATCGGCCTTGGCCACGCCGACCCGTTTGAGGAACTCGCGGATTGCTTCGGGCGGGAACCCGCGCCGCCGCATGCCGGAAAGGGTCGGCATCCGTGGGTCGTCCCAGTCCCGCACCACGCCCTGCTCGACCATATCGAGCAGCCGGCGCTTGCTCATGACAGTGTAGGTCAGGTTCAGCCGGGCGAACTCAATCTGGCGCGAGGGGAAAATGCCCAACTCGCGGATGAACCACTCGTAGAGCGGCCGATGGTCCTCGAACTCAAGGGAGCAGAGTGAGTGGGTGATTCCTTCCAGCGAGTCGGACTGGCCGTGTGCGTAGTCGTATGTCGGGTAGATACACCACTTGTCG includes the following:
- a CDS encoding glutamine--tRNA ligase/YqeY domain fusion protein gives rise to the protein MNEETTGARPAGKHFIEEAIDVDLASGRVDHVHTRFPPEPNGRLHIGHAKAISIDFGMAEEYGGKCNLRFDDTNPTKEETEYVDAIKEDIHWLGYDWEDREYYASGYFEQLYQWAVKLIKAEKAYVCDLNADQVREYRGTLTEPGRESPNRWRAAEESLDLFERMRAGEFPDGSRTLRARIDMASPNLNMRDPVMYRIMRAHHHRTGDKWCIYPTYDYAHGQSDSLEGITHSLCSLEFEDHRPLYEWFIRELGIFPSRQIEFARLNLTYTVMSKRRLLDMVEQGVVRDWDDPRMPTLSGMRRRGFPPEAIREFLKRVGVAKADTVIDYELLEHCVREDLNKRVPRVMAVLRPLKVVIENYPEGQTEEFDAVNNPEDPSAGTRKVPFSRVLSIEQDDFREVPPPKYFRLTPGREVRLRAAYFIKCMSVVKDATGAVTEVRCTYDPATRGGDAPDGRKVKATIHWVSAAHAVDAEVRLYDHLFLKPDPDDAPEGMDWKSNLNPRSLETLTGCKFEPSLAGARPGDRFQFERLGYFCVDPDSGGARGEGRGARSLVFNRTATLRDEWARIQKKG